The following coding sequences lie in one Hippopotamus amphibius kiboko isolate mHipAmp2 chromosome 17, mHipAmp2.hap2, whole genome shotgun sequence genomic window:
- the KLHL10 gene encoding kelch-like protein 10 — protein sequence MEMESAAASTRFHQPHMERKMSAMTCEIFNELRLEGKLCDVVIKVNGFEFNAHKNILCSCSSYFRALFTSGWNNTEKKVYNIPGISPDMMKLIIEYAYTRTVPITPDNVEKLLAAADQFNIMGVVRGCCEFLKSELCLDNCIGICKFTDYYYCPELRQKAYMFILHNFEEMVKVSAEFLELSVTELKDIIEKDELNVKQEDAVFEAILKWISHDPQNRKQHISVLLPKVRLALMHAEYFMNNVKMNDYVKDSEECKPVIINALKAMYDLNMNGPSNSDFTNPLTRPRLPYAILFAIGGWSGGSPTNAIEAYDARADRWVNVTCEEESPRAYHGAAYLKGYVYIIGGFDSVDYFNSVKRFDPVKKTWHQVAPMHSRRCYVSVAVLSNFIYAMGGFDGYVRLNTAERYEPETNQWTLIAPMHEQRSDASATTLYGKVYICGGFNGNECLFTAEVYNAESNQWTVIAPMRSRRSGIGVIAYGEHVYAVGGFDGANRLRSAEAYSPAANTWRTIPTMFNPRSNFGIEVVDDLLFVVGGFNGFTTTFNVECYDEKTDEWYDAHDMSIYRSALSCCVVPGLANVGEYAARRDNFTGLALRDEVKYSASTSTLPV from the exons ATGGAGATGGAGAGCGCGGCGGCCTCCACACGTTTCCACCAGCCTCACATGGAGAGGAAGATGAGTGCGATGACCTGTGAGATCTTCAACGAGCTTAGGCTAGAGGGCAAGCTCTGCGACGTGGTCATCAAGGTCAATGGCTTTGAGTTCAATGCCCACAAGAACATCCTCTGTAGCTGCAGTTCCTATTTTAG agCTTTGTTTACAAGTGGCTGGAACAACACTGAAAAGAAGGTATACAACATCCCTGGCATTTCCCCCGACATGATGAAGCTGATTATTGAGTATGCGTACACCCGGACGGTCCCCATCACACCAGACAATGTGGAGAAGCTGCTGGCCGCTGCAGACCAGTTTAACATCATGGGTGTTGTCAGGGGTTGCTGTGAGTTCCTCAAGTCGGAGCTGTGTTTGGATAATTGTATTGGTATCTGCAAGTTCACAGACTACTACTACTGCCCTGAGCTGAGGCAGAAGGCCTACATGTTCATACTGCACAACTTCGAGGAGATGGTGAAAGTCTCAGCAGAGTTTTTAGAGCTCTCAGTCACTGAACTTAAGGATATCATTGAGAAAGATGAGCTCAACGTCAAACAAGAAGATGCTGTATTTGAGgccattttaaaatggatttctcACGACCCCCAAAATAGGAAGCAGCATATTTCAGTTTTGCTTCCCAAG GTTCGCCTGGCCCTAATGCATGCTGAATACTTCATGAACAATGTTAAGATGAACGACTATGTCAAAGACAGTGAGGAATGCAAGCCAGTCATCATTAATGCCCTGAAGGCCATGTATGACCTAAATATGAACGGACCTTCTAATTCTGACTTCACCAACCCGCTCACCAGGCCCCGCCTGCCCTACGCCATCCTATTTGCAATTGGCGGCTGGAGTGGCGGGAGCCCCACCAATGCCATTGAGGCGTATGATGCCCGGGCAGACAGATGGGTGAACGTCACCTGTGAGGAAGAGAGTCCTCGTGCCTACCACGGGGCAGCTTATTTGAAGGGCTATGTTTATATCATTGGGGGGTTCGATAGTGTAGACTATTTCAATAGTGTTAAGCGTTTTGACCCAGTCAAGAAAACTTGGCACCAGGTGGCCCCGATGCACTCCAGGCGTTGCTATGTCAGCGTGGCAGTCCTCAGTAATTTTATTTACGCCATGGGAGGATTTGATGGCTATGTGCGCCTCAACACTGCTGAACGTTATGAGCCAGAGACCAACCAGTGGACACTCATTGCCCCCATGCATGAACAGAGGAGTGATGCAAGTGCCACAACACTCTATGGAAAG GTCTACATATGTGGTGGGTTTAATGGAAATGAATGCCTGTTTACAGCAGAAGTGTACAACGCTGAGAGTAATCAGTGGACAGTCATAGCACCCATGAGAAGCAGGAGGAGTGGAATAGGCGTAATTGCTTATGGAGAACACGTATATGCG GTAGGCGGCTTCGACGGAGCTAATCGACTGAGGAGTGCAGAAGCCTACAGCCCAGCGGCTAATACTTGGCGCACGATCCCCACGATGTTTAATCCTCGTAGCAATTTTGGCATCGAGGTGGTAGACGACCTCCTGTTTGTGGTGGGGGGCTTTAATGGCTTTACCACCACCTTTAATGTTGAGTGCTATGATGAGAAGACCGATGAGTGGTATGATGCTCACGACATGAGCATATACCGCAGTGCTCTGAGCTGCTGCGTGGTACCAGGGCTGGCCAACGTTGGGGAATACGCAGCTAGACGGGACAACTTCACAGGATTAGCACTGCGGGATGAAGTGAAGTACTCCGCCTCAACAAGTACCCTACCTGTATGA